One genomic region from Phaenicophaeus curvirostris isolate KB17595 chromosome 33, BPBGC_Pcur_1.0, whole genome shotgun sequence encodes:
- the IRF9 gene encoding interferon regulatory factor 9 isoform X1 has product MAEAPGGRRLRAWLVAQLESGRFPGLEWDDAGRTALRIPWQHGGKGGARGGAGAALCRAWAEYKGRVAPGAGHWDAAGCKTRLRCALHKSPEFQEEPSRSRLRGSRPYKVYRLLLPPPPRGERRGAHRDGAPQAPESSGDKAAEAAESGTERAAPPPSPLSLSLESSEPLPPNEGPLRLLVSLWRGGGLSWQGWLPRGEYLLSLPLPAEASRLPSPLPRLVLRGAQLGGAGAEGGLLLSSGPRGIFVRARRGARGPRWRAPHGPRGEGRLEPAELLLLFDSRRFQEELRQHRAGLGPLPEHRVTLVLGQEPAPPGQTHGRDLVLQLEQAFAKQLLDAASAPPSPTAAPPLPTASAGCPAASPKGLSPQ; this is encoded by the exons ATGGCGGAGGCTCCGGGGGGCCGGCGCCTGCGGGCCTGGCTGGTGGCGCAGCTGGAGAGCGGGCGCTTCCCGGGCCTCGAGTGGGACGACGCGGGGCGGACGGCGCTGAGGATCCCCTGGCAGCACGGGGGGAAGGGGGGCgcccgcggcggggccggcgccgcGCTCTGCAGG GCGTGGGCCGAGTACAAGGGCCGCGTGGCGCCGGGCGCGGGGCACTGGGACGCCGCGGGCTGCAAGACGCGTCTGCGCTGCGCGCTGCACAAGAGCCCCGAGTTCCAGGAGGAGCCGTCGCGCTCGCGGCTGCGGGGCAGCCGGCCCTACAAGGTCTACAGGCTCCTgctgcccccgccgccccgcggggAGAGACGCGGGGCCCACCGGGACGGGGCCCCCCAGGCTCCGGAGAGCAGCGGGGACAAGGCCGCGGAGGCAGCGGAGAGCGGCACGGAGAGag CAGCCCCTCCCCCGTCGCCACTGAGCCTCAGCCTGGAGAGCAGCGAGCCCCTCCCCCCCAACGAGG gTCCGCTGCGGCTGCTGGTGTCGCTGTGGCGCGGCGGCGGCCTGTCCTGGCAGGGGTGGCTCCCGCGGGGCGAGTACCTGCTGAGCCTGCCCCTCCCGGCCGAGGCCTCGCGGCTTCCATCGCCGCTGCCGCGCCTGGTGCTGCGGGGGGCACAGCTCGGAGGggcaggggcagagggaggCCTCCTCCTGTCCAGCGGGCCCCGCGGCATCTTCGTGCGAGCCCGCAGGGGGGCGCGGGGCCCGCGCTGGAGGGCGCCGCACGGGCCGCGGGGCGAGGGGAGGCTCGAACCtgcggagctgctgctgctcttcgaCAGCCGCCGCTTCCAGGAAG agctgAGGCAGCACCGGGCCGGGCTCGGCCCCCTCCCCGAGCACCGCGTGACACTCGTTCTGGGGCAGGAGCCGGCGCCCCCCGGCCAGACCCACGGCAGAGACCTCGTCCTGCAG CTCGAACAAGCCTTCGCGAAGCAGCTCCTGGACGCCGCCTCGGCCCCGCCGAGCCCCACAGCcgccccccctctccccacgGCCTCCGCCGGCTGCCCCGCAGCCTCCCCAAAGGGCCTTTCACCTCAATAA
- the IRF9 gene encoding interferon regulatory factor 9 isoform X2, which translates to MAEAPGGRRLRAWLVAQLESGRFPGLEWDDAGRTALRIPWQHGGKGGARGGAGAALCRAWAEYKGRVAPGAGHWDAAGCKTRLRCALHKSPEFQEEPSRSRLRGSRPYKVYRLLLPPPPRGERRGAHRDGAPQAPESSGDKAAEAAESGTERAPPPSPLSLSLESSEPLPPNEGPLRLLVSLWRGGGLSWQGWLPRGEYLLSLPLPAEASRLPSPLPRLVLRGAQLGGAGAEGGLLLSSGPRGIFVRARRGARGPRWRAPHGPRGEGRLEPAELLLLFDSRRFQEELRQHRAGLGPLPEHRVTLVLGQEPAPPGQTHGRDLVLQLEQAFAKQLLDAASAPPSPTAAPPLPTASAGCPAASPKGLSPQ; encoded by the exons ATGGCGGAGGCTCCGGGGGGCCGGCGCCTGCGGGCCTGGCTGGTGGCGCAGCTGGAGAGCGGGCGCTTCCCGGGCCTCGAGTGGGACGACGCGGGGCGGACGGCGCTGAGGATCCCCTGGCAGCACGGGGGGAAGGGGGGCgcccgcggcggggccggcgccgcGCTCTGCAGG GCGTGGGCCGAGTACAAGGGCCGCGTGGCGCCGGGCGCGGGGCACTGGGACGCCGCGGGCTGCAAGACGCGTCTGCGCTGCGCGCTGCACAAGAGCCCCGAGTTCCAGGAGGAGCCGTCGCGCTCGCGGCTGCGGGGCAGCCGGCCCTACAAGGTCTACAGGCTCCTgctgcccccgccgccccgcggggAGAGACGCGGGGCCCACCGGGACGGGGCCCCCCAGGCTCCGGAGAGCAGCGGGGACAAGGCCGCGGAGGCAGCGGAGAGCGGCACGGAGAGag CCCCTCCCCCGTCGCCACTGAGCCTCAGCCTGGAGAGCAGCGAGCCCCTCCCCCCCAACGAGG gTCCGCTGCGGCTGCTGGTGTCGCTGTGGCGCGGCGGCGGCCTGTCCTGGCAGGGGTGGCTCCCGCGGGGCGAGTACCTGCTGAGCCTGCCCCTCCCGGCCGAGGCCTCGCGGCTTCCATCGCCGCTGCCGCGCCTGGTGCTGCGGGGGGCACAGCTCGGAGGggcaggggcagagggaggCCTCCTCCTGTCCAGCGGGCCCCGCGGCATCTTCGTGCGAGCCCGCAGGGGGGCGCGGGGCCCGCGCTGGAGGGCGCCGCACGGGCCGCGGGGCGAGGGGAGGCTCGAACCtgcggagctgctgctgctcttcgaCAGCCGCCGCTTCCAGGAAG agctgAGGCAGCACCGGGCCGGGCTCGGCCCCCTCCCCGAGCACCGCGTGACACTCGTTCTGGGGCAGGAGCCGGCGCCCCCCGGCCAGACCCACGGCAGAGACCTCGTCCTGCAG CTCGAACAAGCCTTCGCGAAGCAGCTCCTGGACGCCGCCTCGGCCCCGCCGAGCCCCACAGCcgccccccctctccccacgGCCTCCGCCGGCTGCCCCGCAGCCTCCCCAAAGGGCCTTTCACCTCAATAA
- the REC8 gene encoding meiotic recombination protein REC8 homolog, whose product MFYHPEVLRRHTGFFGTIWLAATCSSRLLRREYMGVDVPRVCASVLSFVLGRGLLGALPSPPPPGAPPPRCSLYLAALLQLGLARVYGRQCGQLLEEASLILERLHRARPPPNIDISPPRRPQLVGDARALMATLESAPDPFFGLMEGALPSPTALPHVQRLLEELPPPPGERCPTRCDPQVPAGPPITVSPELITLREPEAPRPAEIERYGAQEGLPEVTARELELLSEAEVELLPPAPEIAELPAPPPVPLVPRVPEEPSLPLAPEVPPFRRPLRDRRPQLEERGFRERLEEPRGQCRALEVLPPPRDQRRRARDLLSAPLLAAPRAVGPVEPLRPPHGASSSSPAPPGAPGAAERRGGEASAP is encoded by the exons ATGTTCTACCACCCCGAGGTGCTGAGGCGCCACACGGGCTTCTTCGGGACCATCTG GCTGGCGGCTACCTGCAGCTCGCGGCTGCTGCGCCGGGAGTACATGGGGGTGGACGTGCCCCGCGTATG CGCCTCGGTGCTGTCGTTCGTGCTGGGCCGGGGCCTGCTGGGGGCgctcccctcgccccccccGCCCGGGGCGCCCCCCCCGCGCTGCTCCCTCTACCTGGcggctctgctgcagctggggctggCCAGAGTCTACGGGAGGCAGTGCGGCCAGCTGCTGG aggaGGCGTCTCTGATCCTGGAGCGGCTGCACCGGGCCCGGCCGCCCCCCAACATCGACATCAGCCCCCCGCGGCG GCCGCAGCTGGTGGGGGACGCGCGGGCCCTGATGGCGACGCTGGAGTCGGCCCCGGACCCCTTCTTCGGACTCATGGAGGGGGCACTGCCCAGCCCCACGGCGCTGCCCCAC GTGCAgcggctgctggaggagctgccgCCCCCCCCCGGTGAGCGCTGCCCCACACGT tGTGACCCCCAAGTGCCCGCAGGGCCCCCCATCACGGTCTCCCCCGAGCTGATCACCCTGCGCGAGCCCGAGGCCCCGCGACCCGCGGAGATCGAg cgcTATGGGGCGCAGGAGGGGCTGCCCGAGGTGACGGCGcgggagctggagctgctgtcgGAGGCCGAGGTCGAGCTGCTCCCCCCAG cgccGGAGATCGCGGAGCTGCCGGCGCCGCCCCCCGTGCCCCTCG TGCCGAGGGTCCCTGAGGAGCCCAGCCTCCCCTTGGCCCCCGAG gtcccccctTTTCGCCGTCCCCTCCGGGATCGTCGCCCCCAACTCGAGGAACGAGGGTTCCGGGAGAGGCTGGAGGAGCCGCGGGGGCAGTGCCGGGCCCTG GAAGTGCTGCCGCCACCACGTGACCAGAGGCGCAGAGCACGTGACCTGCTGAGCGCGCCCCT gctgGCTGCCCCCCGAGCTGTGGGTCCTGTGGAGCCGCTGCGCCCGCCCCACggcgcctcctcctcctcccccgcgccccccggcgCCCCCGGAGCTGCCGAGCGACGTGGAGGTGAGgcctctgccccatag